From Pseudomonas sp. CCI4.2, one genomic window encodes:
- the cobJ gene encoding precorrin-3B C(17)-methyltransferase has product MTAHAPAIVILGNGSLDTAHRIQRLYPDSLIHGLETRVDGADRTYTEFGSRLRQLYQQGTPIIALCAAGIVIRTLAPLLLEKGAEPPVLAVAEDGSAVVPLLGGLGGVNIMAREIAQGLNVAAAITTSGELRFGTCLLNPPSGYALGDLELGKRFVSDLLSGERVRIEGAAPWLADAQLPEDDQAQLAIHVTCAEREPSANELLIYPRSVLVAVSASIPELASSVRAALLDAGIALQSLACLLASDSEMANPKLHQAAVELDVPLRFIAAHASVSELAQHALPQVLGPICVGDGIAIAIAALPLEVLSIGRGRGRLAVIGLGPGAAQLMVPAVKAELALANDILGYETYVRMAGPFRADQVQHCTDNREEMQRARHAFELAAQGRSVVVVSSGDPGVFAMASAVLEALHESTNAQWHTVDLEILPGVSASLATAAQAGAPLGHDFCVMSLSDNLKPWDVIEKRLELASQADLALAFYNPISRSRPWQLGRALEIVRQHRTPNTPVTLGRDIGRPGQTLRVITLGELTPDQVDMRTMVLIGSSTTCTFPRANGGKWVYTPRWYGEKP; this is encoded by the coding sequence ATGACTGCGCACGCACCGGCCATTGTCATTCTGGGCAACGGCAGCCTCGACACCGCGCACCGCATTCAACGGCTGTACCCGGATTCGTTGATCCATGGCCTCGAAACCCGAGTCGATGGCGCCGACCGGACCTACACCGAGTTCGGCTCTAGGCTGCGCCAGCTCTATCAACAGGGCACCCCGATTATTGCCCTGTGCGCCGCCGGGATTGTGATTCGTACGTTGGCGCCGCTGTTGCTGGAAAAGGGCGCCGAGCCGCCAGTGCTGGCGGTGGCCGAAGACGGCAGCGCGGTCGTACCTTTATTGGGCGGTCTGGGCGGCGTGAACATCATGGCTCGGGAGATCGCGCAAGGACTGAACGTGGCTGCGGCCATTACCACCAGCGGCGAATTGCGCTTTGGTACCTGCCTGCTGAATCCGCCCAGTGGGTACGCCTTGGGTGATCTTGAACTCGGTAAGCGCTTTGTCTCGGACCTGTTGTCCGGCGAACGCGTGCGTATCGAAGGGGCGGCACCCTGGTTGGCTGACGCGCAGTTACCCGAGGATGATCAGGCGCAGTTGGCGATTCATGTGACGTGCGCCGAGCGTGAACCTTCGGCCAATGAATTATTGATCTACCCACGTAGCGTGTTGGTGGCGGTGAGTGCGTCGATTCCCGAGCTGGCGTCCAGCGTTCGCGCTGCGTTGCTTGACGCTGGCATCGCTCTTCAGTCGTTGGCCTGTTTGTTGGCTAGCGATTCGGAGATGGCCAACCCTAAGCTGCATCAGGCGGCCGTTGAGTTGGATGTGCCACTGCGATTCATCGCTGCGCACGCATCGGTCAGTGAGCTGGCGCAGCACGCGCTGCCCCAGGTGTTGGGGCCGATCTGCGTCGGTGACGGCATCGCTATCGCAATTGCTGCGCTGCCGTTGGAGGTGTTGAGCATCGGACGTGGGCGCGGGCGTTTGGCGGTGATTGGCCTCGGTCCCGGCGCGGCGCAATTGATGGTCCCGGCGGTCAAGGCTGAACTGGCGCTGGCTAACGATATTCTCGGTTACGAAACTTACGTGCGCATGGCCGGGCCATTTCGCGCCGATCAGGTGCAGCACTGCACGGACAACCGCGAAGAAATGCAACGCGCCCGGCATGCTTTTGAACTGGCTGCGCAAGGGCGTTCGGTTGTCGTGGTGTCGTCGGGCGATCCGGGCGTATTTGCCATGGCGTCGGCGGTGCTTGAAGCGCTGCATGAGTCGACAAACGCCCAATGGCACACCGTCGATCTGGAGATTTTGCCGGGGGTTTCCGCGTCCTTGGCAACCGCCGCGCAAGCCGGTGCGCCGCTGGGGCATGACTTCTGCGTGATGTCGCTGTCGGACAACCTCAAGCCGTGGGACGTGATTGAAAAACGCCTGGAACTGGCGTCTCAAGCTGACTTGGCCTTGGCATTCTACAACCCGATATCTCGTTCCCGGCCTTGGCAACTTGGCCGCGCACTGGAGATCGTGCGCCAACATCGAACCCCAAACACCCCGGTGACCTTGGGCCGAGACATCGGTCGCCCAGGGCAAACGCTGCGGGTGATTACATTGGGTGAACTGACACCGGACCAAGTGGACATGCGCACCATGGTGTTGATTGGCTCATCCACGACCTGCACCTTTCCCCGCGCCAATGGCGGGAAGTGGGTGTATACGCCGCGTTGGTACGGGGAAAAGCCGTAA
- a CDS encoding precorrin-2 C(20)-methyltransferase, protein MQQPGRLIGLGVGPGDPELITVKALRLLRESPVVAYFVAKGKKGNAFGIIEAHLQDVQTLMPLVYPVTTEALPAPLSYEQVISDFYDEASEALAAHLDAGRDVAVICEGDPFFYGSYMYLHDRLAERYEAEVVPGVCSMLGGASVLGAPLVYRNQSLSVLSGVLPHDELKRRLADADAAVIMKLGRNFTKVRHVLEELGMADRALYVERATMSNQKIVPLDQVEPMSSPYFSLIIVPGERWQG, encoded by the coding sequence ATGCAGCAACCCGGTCGTTTGATTGGCCTCGGCGTCGGGCCCGGTGATCCCGAGCTGATAACCGTTAAGGCCCTGCGCTTGCTTCGCGAATCCCCCGTGGTTGCCTACTTCGTGGCCAAGGGTAAGAAAGGCAACGCGTTCGGCATCATCGAAGCGCACCTGCAAGACGTGCAAACCTTGATGCCGTTGGTCTACCCGGTCACCACCGAAGCATTGCCAGCGCCGTTGTCCTATGAGCAAGTCATCAGTGACTTCTACGATGAGGCCAGTGAAGCCTTGGCTGCGCACTTGGACGCCGGGCGCGATGTGGCAGTGATCTGCGAAGGCGATCCGTTTTTCTACGGTTCATATATGTACCTGCACGACCGCCTCGCTGAACGTTATGAGGCTGAAGTGGTGCCCGGTGTTTGCTCCATGCTGGGCGGCGCTTCGGTGCTGGGCGCGCCGCTGGTCTATCGCAACCAAAGCCTGTCGGTGTTATCCGGCGTGCTGCCCCACGATGAACTCAAGCGGCGTCTGGCGGACGCCGATGCCGCCGTGATCATGAAGCTGGGCCGCAACTTCACTAAGGTCCGCCACGTGTTGGAAGAGTTGGGCATGGCCGACCGCGCTTTGTATGTTGAGCGCGCAACTATGTCCAACCAGAAAATCGTTCCGTTGGATCAAGTCGAGCCCATGTCGTCGCCGTATTTTTCGCTGATCATTGTTCCCGGCGAACGGTGGCAAGGCTGA
- a CDS encoding precorrin-8X methylmutase — MIDYIRDGQEIYRNSFAIIRAEARLDQIPADLEKLAVRVIHACGMVEVIEDLRFSPGAGTAGRNALAAGAPILCDARMVSEGVTRTRLPANNQVICTLKDDSVPELARELGNTRSAAALELWRPHLEGAVVVIGNAPTALFYLLEMLDAGAPKPALILGFPVGFVGAAESKAMLAANSRGVPFVIMQGRRGGSAMAAAAVNALATEIE, encoded by the coding sequence ATGATTGATTACATCCGCGACGGTCAGGAGATTTATCGCAACTCCTTCGCGATCATTCGTGCCGAAGCCCGGCTCGATCAGATCCCGGCCGACCTGGAAAAACTCGCCGTGCGGGTAATTCATGCCTGCGGGATGGTCGAAGTCATCGAAGATCTGCGTTTCTCACCCGGTGCTGGCACCGCTGGGCGCAACGCCTTGGCCGCTGGCGCACCGATTCTTTGTGACGCCCGCATGGTGTCCGAAGGCGTAACCCGCACGCGCCTGCCCGCTAACAATCAGGTGATCTGCACCCTCAAAGACGACAGCGTCCCGGAGCTGGCTCGCGAATTGGGTAATACCCGCTCTGCCGCCGCACTGGAACTGTGGCGTCCGCATCTGGAAGGTGCGGTGGTGGTGATTGGCAACGCACCGACTGCGTTGTTCTACCTGCTGGAAATGCTCGATGCCGGTGCGCCAAAACCGGCGTTGATCCTCGGTTTTCCGGTGGGTTTCGTTGGCGCGGCCGAGTCCAAGGCGATGCTCGCGGCCAACAGCCGGGGCGTACCGTTTGTGATCATGCAGGGTCGTCGCGGAGGTAGCGCGATGGCCGCCGCTGCGGTTAATGCCTTGGCCACGGAGATCGAATGA